In Janthinobacterium agaricidamnosum NBRC 102515 = DSM 9628, the DNA window AACCGCTGTCGGCCTATCCGGCGCTGGCCGGCTGCATCGCGCGCCACGAAGCGAGCGCCGACATGGTCTGCGCCGACGGCCGCCACCTGCTGTGGCTGCCGATCTGGATCGGCGACCAGGCCACCACCTGCCTTGAAATCGTCAACCCGACGCCGTACACCGGCGCCACCATCCAGGTCATCGGCGGCATCGTCAGCGTGTACCGCAACTTCCAGAACTTGCTCGACTATAGCGAACGCGATTCGCTCACCGGCTTGTTGAACCGCAAGACCTTCGACGACCAGCTCAGCAAGATCCTGCAAAGCCGCACCGACCCCGATCCCGGCAAGCCCCTGCAAGCGGGCGAGGAAGAGCGGCGCCATCATACCGATACCGAAAAGCAATGGCTGGCGGTGGTCGACGTCGACCATTTCAAGCTGGTCAACGACAAGTTCGGCCACCTGTACGGCGATGAAGTGCTGATCCTGATCGCCAACCTGCTGCAAACGTCGTTCCGTTCGCAAGACCGCATCTTCCGCTTCGGCGGCGAGGAATTCGTCGTGCTGCTGCGCTCGACGACGCTGGAAAATGCGCAAAAGATCATCGACCGTTTCCGCATGGATGTCGAAGCGCATGAATTCCCGCAAGTGGGCCGGGTCACCGTCAGCGTCGGTTTCGTCAGCATCAATGCGTACGAGGCGCCGGTGATCATCCTCGGCCGCGCCGACCAGGCGCTGTATTACGCCAAGAGCCACGGCCGCAACCTGGCCTGCCATTACGACGAACTGGTCAGCGGCGGCTTGCTGCACACCATAGAATCGAACGACACCGCCGAGTTTTTCTGAGCGGCCACCTCAGGCCAGCGTCAGGAAACGCATCGGATCGACTTGCCACTTGGCGGCCGATTCATGGCCGACGATCTTGTCGCCGCCGCCAAAACCGAGACCGCGCGACAAGTCCACGGTTTCCGGCTTGATGTAGGCGTTGCTCTTGGTACTGAAGAACACATTCACCTTCGGCGCCAGCAAATTGCTTTCATGCGCCTCGACCACCACGCCCAGCCGGCCCGATTCCAGCATCACCATGGTGCCGACCGGATAGATGCCGACGCAACGCATGAATTCCTGCGCATACACCGGGTTGAACTGGAACTTGCTCCACTCATAAATCTTGCGCAGCGCTTCGGCCGCCGGCATGCCCTTGTGATAACAGCGGTCGGCCGTGATCGCATCGTAGACGTCGACGATCGCCGCCATCTGCGCCAGTTCGCTGATGTCGTCGCCGACCAGCCGCTCCGGATAACCGCTGCCGTCGCGCCGTTCATGGTGATGCAGCGTGATGTCGAGCGGCACCGGGCCGATTTCCGGCGACAGCCGCAGGATTTCATAACCGTCTTGCGGATGGCGCTTGACGATGTCGAATTCTTCCGGCGTCAGCCGGCCCGATTTGTTCAGGATATGGTCTGGAACCAGCGCCTTGCCGGTATCATGTAGCAAGCCACCCAGTCCCGCCTCATGCGTCAGCTTCGGGTCCAGGCCGCGCGAACGGCAAAAAGCGACCAGCAGCGCACACACGCTGACCGAGTGCAAAAAGGTGTAATCGTCCTTGGTTTTGATGCGCAGCAAACCGACCAGCGCGCCCGGATTGCGCAAGATCGACTCGGTAATGTCTTGCACCATCGGCTGCACGCGGTCCAGTTCGATCGCCTTGCCGAGACGCACGTCCGCCATCACGGTGCGCACCATGAACGACGCCTGGCTGCGGATCTGGGTGGCGCGGGTCAGCTCTTCGGCCAGCGCCAATTTGGGCGGCGCGCGGGGCGCGGAAGCGATTTTCTCCAGCTCGCGCTCGGTCGCGGCCTTGGCTTCGGCCAGCGTCGGCGCATGCGGCACGTCGATGCCCTTGGTATTGTCGATCACCACCTGGCGTATGCCGGCATGCACGATCTTGCGGATTTCCTCATCGCTGCGCAGCAAGAAACGGTTGCGCACGAATGGATGCGTCATCCAGTCGCAACTGAGGTCATGGATATACATGCCTACTTTCAGCTGTGAGGAATCGACTTTCTTGAACATGCTTGCATCCCACAAATGTAAAGGCCACCGCGCAGGAAAACGCTAGAATCAGTATATCAAATAGTTTCTTTATCAATTCATCTTTAGACGGGCGGCGGTGCGCAAACGAAGCACCACCGCAACAGATCCACCTGGCCAACCGGAAAAAACCGCTGGCACCACGCTACTCGCCTCTCCATGGAACTGCGCCAACTCCGTTATTTTGTCGCCATCGCCGATCACGGTTCGCTGTCGCGCGCGGCGCTGGTGCTGCACGTGGCGCAACCGGCGCTGACCCAGCAATTGCGCCAGCTGGAGCAGGAACTGGGGGTGCAATTGCTGCACCGCTCGGCGCAGGGCGTGCTCAGCACCGACGCCGGCAAGGTCTTTTACGAGCACGCCCAGGCGATCCTGAAGCAGGTGGCCGACGCCAAATCGGCGGTGGTCCAGTCGGCGGCCAGGCCGTCCGGCAGCGTCATATTGGGCTTGCCGCACAGTATCTCGAATGCGCTGGCCTTGCCGCTGCTGATGGCGGCGCGGCTGCACTATCCGGAAATCACCTTGCAACTGACCGAGGAATTGACCGGCAACCTGAACGAGCAATTAAAGTCGGGCAGAGTGAACCTGGCGGTGCTGTTCGACGATGGGCAGTTGACGCCGTTCGCCGCCAGCGCGCTGATCGAGGAAGAAATGCGCTTCATTTGCCGCAGCGATTCGGCGTTTGCGCCGGCCCGGGATGGCGTCAGCCTGCGCCAGGCGCTGGCCACCACGCTGATCCTGCCGGGCCTGCAGCACGGCGTGCGGCCGCATATCGACCGCGTCGCGCGCGAAGCCGGCCTGACGCCGGCGGCGGTGATTGAAATCAACTCGATCGCGATCCTGAAATCGGCGATCCTGGCCGACATGGGCGCCACCATCTTGCCGGCCGCGCCGCTGCTGGGCGAAATCGAACGCGGCGCGATGTCCAGCCATGCGATCCACAGCCCGGCGTTGTCGCGCACGGTGGTGTTATGCGCGTCCAAGAACATCCCGCTGACCAATGCCGCGGCGGCGGTCAGCCGGCTGGTGCGGCAAGTCAGCCACCAACTATGCCGCGACGGCAACTGGCCAGGGACGCGGGTGCTGGGAGACCAGACATCGCATGCAATCCCTGACGCGCCGTCTTGATGCCAGCGAACTGAACGTTGCCATAGTGCCGCGCTGGATGCATGGCCGCACATTGTTGAAACGCCGGCAGGAGCCCGCCGACAGCCGTGGCCCGGAAGGGCCATCATTTTTCCTTATACCCCCATCGGCAAACCCTATTTGCCGCGCCTGCGCGCCCGCTCTACACTCAAGGCGCATTATTTTAAAAATAAAGTCATGCGCCCTGCCGCCCACCCGCGGCCATCCCGCCTGGACACGGCGCGCCTTACCGGGCGCGGCTTTGTGCAGACGTCATCTGAAACACCCTTTTGGAGACAGCCATGTCCGTGACCACGGAAAACGGCGCCGCAGCGTTCGATAGAAACGCCAGCGCCTTGCCATCCACCTCGCCATCGCGCCTGAACAGCGTCAGCCTCGACGACAAATACAGCGCCACCTCCGGTTCCATCTTCCTGTCCGGCATCCAGGCGCTGGTACGCCTGCCGATGATGCAGCGCCAGCGCGACCTGGCCGCCGGCCTGAACACGGCCGGCTTCATTTCCGGCTACCGCGGTTCGCCGCTGGGCGGCCTCGATGAAAACCTGTGGCACGCCAGGCCGCACCTGGAAAAGCACCATGTGCAATTTGTTCCCGGCGTCAATGAAGACCTGGCCGCCACCGCCGTCTGGGGTTCACAACAGGTGGACTTGATCGGCCCGGCCAGATACGATGGCGTGTTCGCCATGTGGTACGGCAAGGGACCGGGCGTGGACCGCTGCGGCGACGTGTTCAAGCATATGAACCACGCCGGCACGGCCAGGCTGGGCGGCGTGCTGCTGGTGGCCGGCGACGACCATGGCGCATATTCGTCGACGCTGCCGCACCAGTCCGACCACTTGTTTTCGGCCTCGATGATCCCGCTGCTGTATCCCTGCAATGTGCAGGAATACCTGGACCTGGGCATCCACGGCTGGGCCATGTCGCGCTTTTCCGGCTGCACGGTGGCGTTCAAGGCGCTGGCCGACACGGTCGAATCGTCGGCCTCGGTGGACGCCGATCCATTCCGCGTGCAGGTCAGGATTCCGCAGGATTTCGTCATGCCGGAAGGCGGCCTGAATGCGCGCCTGTCCAGCATTGCGCTGGGCCAGCAGGCGCGCCAGCAGGAAGCGCTGATGCAGGATTACAAAATCTATGCGGCGCTGGCGTATGCGCGCGAAAACAAGCTCAATCACACCACCATCGACAGCCCGCATGCGCGGCTCGGCATCATCGCTTCCGGCAAATCCTACCTCGACGTGCTGGAAGCGCTGGAAGAACTGGGCATCGACGAAGCCATGGCGGCCGAAATCGGCCTGCGCCTGTTCAAGGTGGCCATGCCATGGCCGCTGGAACCGGACAGCGTGCGCGAATTCGCCCAGGGCCTCGATGAAATCCTGGTGGTCGAGGAAAAGCGCCAGATCGTCGAATACCAGTTGAAGGAGCAACTGTACAACTGGCGCGACGACGTGCGCCCGCGGGTGATCGGCAAGTTCGATGAAAAAGGCGAATGGGTGGCGCCGCGCGGCGAATGGCTGCTGACGTCCAAGGCCGATTTCTCGGTGTCGCAAGTGGCGCGCGTGATCGCCAGCCGGGTCGCGCGGCTGATCAGCGACGCCGTCACCTGCGACTTGATCAAGGCCAGGCTGGCCTTCCTCGACGCCAAGGACGCGGTGCTCAAGAAAGCCGTCAGCACGCCCTTCCGGCCAGCCTTCTATTGCTCCGGCTGCCCGCACAATACCTCGACCAAGGTGCCCGACGGCAGCCTGGCGCTGGCCGGCATCGGCTGCCACGTGATGGCCACCTCGATTTATCCGGACATGAACAAGCTGACCACCCACATGGGCGGCGAAGGCGCGCCATGGATAGGCCAGGCCGCGTTCTCCAAGGTTCCGCATGTCTTCCAGAACCTCGGCGACGGCACCTATTTCCATTCCGGCTACCTGGCGATCCGCGCGGCGGTCGCGGCCAGGGTCAACATCACCTACAAGATCCTGTACAACGACGCGGTGGCGATGACCGGCGGCCAGCCGGTCGACGGCCAGATCAGCGTGCCGATGATGGCGCAGCAAGTGGCGGCCGAAGGCATACGGCGCATCGCGCTGGTGACCGAAGACCTGGCGCGCTACCGCGACCGCTCCAGCCTGCCGGCGCACGTGACGCTGCACGACCGCAAGGACATCGATGCGGTGCAGCGCGAATTGCGCACAGTCGAAGGCGTATCGGTGCTGATCTACGACCAGACCTGCGCCGCCGAAAAACGCCGGCGCCGCAAGAAAGGCGCCTACCCCGACCCGGCCAGACGCATGGTCATCAACGAAGCCGTGTGCGAAGGTTGCGGCGATTGCGGCGTGCAATCGAACTGCGTGTCGATACTGCCGAAGGAAACCGAATTCGGCCGCAAGCGCAGCATCGACCAATCGTCGTGCAACAAGGATTATTCCTGCGTCAAGGGCTTTTGCCCGAGCTTCGTCACGGTCGAAGGCGGCACGCTCAAGAAGAGCAAGACCGGCGTCGCCAGGGACAAACAGGAGGACACCTTCGGCCCCCTGCCGCAACCGGTGCTGCCATCCTGCGACGCGCCCTACAACATCCTGATCAACGGCATCGGCGGCACTGGCGTGATCACCGTCGGCGCGCTGGTCGGCATGGCCGCGCACCTGGAAGGCAAAGGCGTGTCGGTACTGGACATGACCGGCATGTCGCAGAAAAACGGTTCGGTGACGTCGCACGTCAAGATCGCCAGATCGCCGGCGCACATCCGCGCCCAGCGCATCGCCACCGGCGAAGCCGACCTGATACTCGGCTGCGACATGCTGACCGCCGGCGCGCAGGATGCGATCTCGAAAATGCGGCCGGCACGCACTGCTGCCGTGATCAACCTGCACCAGCAGCCGCCCGGCACCTTCGCCCAGAACGCCGACTGGCAATATCCGGCCGCCGAGGTGCGCGCGCTGATCGAGGAATCGGTCGGCGCACCGGCGGCCGACTTCATCGACGCCACCAGACTGGCCACCGCGCTGATGGGCGACTCGATCGCCGCCAACCTGTTCATGCTCGGCTACGCGTGGCAAAAAGGCCGCATCCCGCTGGGCGAGGCCGCGCTGCTGCGGGCGATCGAATTGAACGGCGTCGGTGTCGCGGCGAACCAGCGCAGCTTCCTGTGGGGCCGGCGCGCTGCGGTCGACCTGGCGCGGGTCGAAAAAATCGCCATGCCGGCCCAGGCCATCGTGGTGCACATGCCGCACAACCTCGACAGCATGATCAGGCAGCGGGTCGCCTTCCTGAGCGGCTACCAGGACGCGGCCTATGCCGCCGCCTACGACACGCTGGTGGCGCGGGTGCGCGCGGTGGAAACCGGTCTCGGACTGGGCCGGCAATTGACGCTGGCGGTGGCGAAATGCCACTTCAAGCTGATGGCCTACAAGGATGAATACGAAGTGGCGCGGCTATACACCGACGGGCGTTTTGCCGAACAGTTGAAGCAGCAGTTCGATGGTGCTTTTTCCGTCAAATTCAACCTGGCGCCGCCGCTATGGGCCAAAAAGGATGCCGGCGGCCACTTGATCAAAGCGGAATTCGGTTCGTGGATGTGGCGCGCCTTCACGCTGCTGGCCAAGTTCAAGGGACTGCGCGGCGGCATGTTCGACATCTTCGGCCATACGGCGGAGCGCAAGATGGAGCGCGCCCTGATCGTCGAATACCGCGGCATGGTCGAAGCGCTGCTGGATCGGCTGACGGCGCACAACCATGAGCAAATAGTCGAGCTGGCGAACTTGCCGGAGAAGATACGCGGCTTCGGGCATGTCAAGGAAAAAGCCGTCGCCGCCTTCCACGCCGACAAGGCGCGTTTGCTGGCGGCGCTGGCCGACGGGCATCAGCACGCGGCTTGATCGCGCGCCGGGGAAGAGGATCGCTGCGGCGTTACACCCCGCAGCGCCCCACCGTCCCGCCCGGCAACAACACCGGCTGCCACAGCACTTGCAGCTCATCCGGCGGCGTGCCGCCCAGCAGCGCTTGCAGCATATCGACCATCCTGGCGCCGGCGCGGCGCGGTTCCGGCAAGTCGATGGTGGTCACGTTCGAGCCGATCAGCGCATCTTCGACGCTGCCCCAGACGATCACCGACATTTCATGGCCGATCACGATGCCGGCGTCGAGCAAGGCGCGCACCGCGCCGACGCCGGACAAATGGTTGTCGACGATGACCGCCGTCGGCCGTGGCGAACAGGCCAGCAATTGCTGCATCGCCTGGTAGCCGCTGCGCCGGTCCAGCGCATTGTCGATCAGGTGGCACGGGTCCGGGGTCAGGCCGGCCAGCGCCATCAGTTGCATGAAAGCGGCCTTGCGCTGATGGGCGAAATTGAGGACCAGCGGCGCGCTGATCAGGGCGATGCGCTGGTGGCCCAGGTTCAGCAAGCGTTCCAGCCCGAGCCGGATGCCGCTTTCGTCGTCGTAGTCGAACCACGCATAGGGTGTGTCGATGCGGGTCCGGCCATGCGCGACAAACGGAAAACCGGCCCGGCTCAGGCAGGCGATGCGTTCATCGTTGACCAGCGTGCGGCCCACCACCACGCCATCGACCTGGCGCCCGCTGACCAGTTGTTCATACGTGGCTTGCTCGTTATGGGGCGACACCGGCGCGATGATCAAATTCATTTTCGACGCTTCCAGGCGCTCCGAAATACCGCCCACCAGCGCCAGCATCATCGCGTCGC includes these proteins:
- a CDS encoding substrate-binding domain-containing protein, which produces MNLKSLAIALGMSKTTVSRALNGYPEVNSRTREKVLALAKKVGYRANPMARSLAVGRTNVFGMICPMLPSDLGDAMMLALVGGISERLEASKMNLIIAPVSPHNEQATYEQLVSGRQVDGVVVGRTLVNDERIACLSRAGFPFVAHGRTRIDTPYAWFDYDDESGIRLGLERLLNLGHQRIALISAPLVLNFAHQRKAAFMQLMALAGLTPDPCHLIDNALDRRSGYQAMQQLLACSPRPTAVIVDNHLSGVGAVRALLDAGIVIGHEMSVIVWGSVEDALIGSNVTTIDLPEPRRAGARMVDMLQALLGGTPPDELQVLWQPVLLPGGTVGRCGV
- a CDS encoding GGDEF domain-containing protein, producing the protein MDSLLKHMVDMTGHRDHTMLDISVISAVQELAAASQTRVLALTTVRGQVFVRSRAIIVSGSPARMEDNPDPAVPGEPLSAYPALAGCIARHEASADMVCADGRHLLWLPIWIGDQATTCLEIVNPTPYTGATIQVIGGIVSVYRNFQNLLDYSERDSLTGLLNRKTFDDQLSKILQSRTDPDPGKPLQAGEEERRHHTDTEKQWLAVVDVDHFKLVNDKFGHLYGDEVLILIANLLQTSFRSQDRIFRFGGEEFVVLLRSTTLENAQKIIDRFRMDVEAHEFPQVGRVTVSVGFVSINAYEAPVIILGRADQALYYAKSHGRNLACHYDELVSGGLLHTIESNDTAEFF
- a CDS encoding indolepyruvate ferredoxin oxidoreductase family protein; its protein translation is MSVTTENGAAAFDRNASALPSTSPSRLNSVSLDDKYSATSGSIFLSGIQALVRLPMMQRQRDLAAGLNTAGFISGYRGSPLGGLDENLWHARPHLEKHHVQFVPGVNEDLAATAVWGSQQVDLIGPARYDGVFAMWYGKGPGVDRCGDVFKHMNHAGTARLGGVLLVAGDDHGAYSSTLPHQSDHLFSASMIPLLYPCNVQEYLDLGIHGWAMSRFSGCTVAFKALADTVESSASVDADPFRVQVRIPQDFVMPEGGLNARLSSIALGQQARQQEALMQDYKIYAALAYARENKLNHTTIDSPHARLGIIASGKSYLDVLEALEELGIDEAMAAEIGLRLFKVAMPWPLEPDSVREFAQGLDEILVVEEKRQIVEYQLKEQLYNWRDDVRPRVIGKFDEKGEWVAPRGEWLLTSKADFSVSQVARVIASRVARLISDAVTCDLIKARLAFLDAKDAVLKKAVSTPFRPAFYCSGCPHNTSTKVPDGSLALAGIGCHVMATSIYPDMNKLTTHMGGEGAPWIGQAAFSKVPHVFQNLGDGTYFHSGYLAIRAAVAARVNITYKILYNDAVAMTGGQPVDGQISVPMMAQQVAAEGIRRIALVTEDLARYRDRSSLPAHVTLHDRKDIDAVQRELRTVEGVSVLIYDQTCAAEKRRRRKKGAYPDPARRMVINEAVCEGCGDCGVQSNCVSILPKETEFGRKRSIDQSSCNKDYSCVKGFCPSFVTVEGGTLKKSKTGVARDKQEDTFGPLPQPVLPSCDAPYNILINGIGGTGVITVGALVGMAAHLEGKGVSVLDMTGMSQKNGSVTSHVKIARSPAHIRAQRIATGEADLILGCDMLTAGAQDAISKMRPARTAAVINLHQQPPGTFAQNADWQYPAAEVRALIEESVGAPAADFIDATRLATALMGDSIAANLFMLGYAWQKGRIPLGEAALLRAIELNGVGVAANQRSFLWGRRAAVDLARVEKIAMPAQAIVVHMPHNLDSMIRQRVAFLSGYQDAAYAAAYDTLVARVRAVETGLGLGRQLTLAVAKCHFKLMAYKDEYEVARLYTDGRFAEQLKQQFDGAFSVKFNLAPPLWAKKDAGGHLIKAEFGSWMWRAFTLLAKFKGLRGGMFDIFGHTAERKMERALIVEYRGMVEALLDRLTAHNHEQIVELANLPEKIRGFGHVKEKAVAAFHADKARLLAALADGHQHAA
- a CDS encoding LysR substrate-binding domain-containing protein, with amino-acid sequence MELRQLRYFVAIADHGSLSRAALVLHVAQPALTQQLRQLEQELGVQLLHRSAQGVLSTDAGKVFYEHAQAILKQVADAKSAVVQSAARPSGSVILGLPHSISNALALPLLMAARLHYPEITLQLTEELTGNLNEQLKSGRVNLAVLFDDGQLTPFAASALIEEEMRFICRSDSAFAPARDGVSLRQALATTLILPGLQHGVRPHIDRVAREAGLTPAAVIEINSIAILKSAILADMGATILPAAPLLGEIERGAMSSHAIHSPALSRTVVLCASKNIPLTNAAAAVSRLVRQVSHQLCRDGNWPGTRVLGDQTSHAIPDAPS
- a CDS encoding HD-GYP domain-containing protein, which gives rise to MFKKVDSSQLKVGMYIHDLSCDWMTHPFVRNRFLLRSDEEIRKIVHAGIRQVVIDNTKGIDVPHAPTLAEAKAATERELEKIASAPRAPPKLALAEELTRATQIRSQASFMVRTVMADVRLGKAIELDRVQPMVQDITESILRNPGALVGLLRIKTKDDYTFLHSVSVCALLVAFCRSRGLDPKLTHEAGLGGLLHDTGKALVPDHILNKSGRLTPEEFDIVKRHPQDGYEILRLSPEIGPVPLDITLHHHERRDGSGYPERLVGDDISELAQMAAIVDVYDAITADRCYHKGMPAAEALRKIYEWSKFQFNPVYAQEFMRCVGIYPVGTMVMLESGRLGVVVEAHESNLLAPKVNVFFSTKSNAYIKPETVDLSRGLGFGGGDKIVGHESAAKWQVDPMRFLTLA